A section of the Chryseobacterium ginsenosidimutans genome encodes:
- the purF gene encoding amidophosphoribosyltransferase — MKSLDIHKSEYLKQFETQTYGRNLFRTQEEERLDAPNEECGIFGMYSDNDLDTFSLSQFGLFALQHRGQEACGISVLKDGKITNMKDEGLVLDVYKEIQDPETFMGNSAIGHTRYTTAGDKKKYNFQPFFAKNEYDQIILSIAHNGNLTNARELKTELEAEGVVFRATSDSEVILRLIQKNLDLGLRGAIKATMEKIEGAYSVVGMTRNKFFAFRDFNGIRPLVLGATNENSYVVASESVALDAVGAQYVRDILPGEIVYTNENEPGKLNSYMADEARGKQRICSFEYIYFARPDSTLENINVYEIREKSGEKIWEQAPVEADLVIGVPDSGVPAAIGFSKASGIPFRPVLIKNRYIGRSFIVPTQEMRERVVNLKLNPIISEIKGKRVVIIDDSIVRGTTSKRLVKILKEAGVKEIHFRSVSPPIIAPCYLGIDTPSKDDLISANMTTEQLRDYLGVDSLEFLSTENLKSILGSSNHCFGCFTEEYPVEKGEEVELFS, encoded by the coding sequence ATGAAAAGTTTAGACATTCATAAAAGTGAATATTTAAAACAATTTGAAACTCAGACCTACGGAAGAAATCTCTTCAGAACGCAGGAAGAAGAAAGGCTGGATGCTCCGAATGAGGAGTGCGGTATCTTCGGAATGTATTCTGATAACGATTTGGATACGTTTTCTCTTTCACAGTTCGGGCTTTTTGCGCTACAGCACAGAGGTCAGGAAGCTTGTGGTATTTCTGTTCTTAAGGACGGGAAAATCACCAATATGAAAGATGAAGGGTTGGTTTTGGATGTTTATAAAGAAATTCAGGATCCTGAGACTTTTATGGGAAACTCTGCCATCGGACACACTCGTTATACGACGGCAGGAGACAAAAAGAAGTATAATTTTCAGCCATTTTTTGCCAAAAACGAATACGACCAGATTATCCTTTCCATCGCGCATAACGGTAACCTTACCAATGCAAGAGAACTAAAAACCGAGTTGGAAGCTGAAGGTGTAGTCTTCAGAGCAACTTCCGATTCTGAGGTTATTTTGAGATTAATCCAGAAAAATCTAGATTTAGGTTTGCGTGGTGCCATCAAAGCAACCATGGAAAAAATTGAAGGCGCGTATTCTGTTGTCGGAATGACAAGAAACAAGTTTTTTGCTTTCAGAGATTTCAACGGAATCAGACCTTTGGTTTTAGGCGCTACTAATGAAAATTCTTATGTTGTCGCTTCTGAATCTGTGGCTTTAGATGCCGTCGGAGCTCAGTATGTTCGTGATATTTTACCTGGAGAAATCGTTTACACCAACGAAAACGAACCAGGTAAACTTAATTCTTACATGGCAGATGAAGCACGAGGAAAGCAGAGAATTTGTTCTTTTGAATATATTTATTTTGCAAGACCCGATTCTACATTAGAAAACATCAATGTGTACGAAATCAGAGAAAAATCTGGTGAGAAAATATGGGAACAGGCTCCTGTAGAAGCTGATCTAGTTATTGGAGTTCCTGATTCGGGAGTTCCTGCTGCGATTGGTTTTTCTAAGGCTTCGGGAATCCCTTTCCGTCCGGTTTTGATCAAGAACAGATATATCGGAAGAAGTTTCATTGTACCGACTCAGGAAATGAGAGAAAGGGTAGTGAACCTTAAACTGAACCCGATTATTTCTGAAATCAAAGGTAAAAGAGTGGTAATCATCGATGATTCAATTGTTCGTGGAACAACTTCGAAAAGATTGGTTAAGATTTTAAAAGAAGCAGGTGTAAAGGAAATTCACTTCAGAAGTGTTTCTCCGCCAATTATTGCGCCTTGTTATTTGGGAATTGATACACCGTCAAAAGATGATTTGATTTCTGCAAATATGACCACTGAACAACTTAGAGATTATTTGGGAGTAGATTCTTTAGAATTTTTAAGTACAGAGAATTTAAAATCAATTTTAGGTTCTTCTAATCACTGTTTCGGATGTTTTACAGAAGAATATCCGGTAGAAAAAGGAGAGGAAGTGGAATTATTTAGTTAA
- a CDS encoding porin family protein, with protein MKKLILGIAVTASSLAFAQTTTTTTSNMSSTNPVRFGIKGGMNVSSLSNDGTLEDQGSKIGFNAGVFANIPIATSFSIQPEVLYSQYGDKYDTRIGNNTYSYANHLDYITVPVMLQYNIIPNLYLEAGPEFGFMVSAKNKSKNETSNDVIAESGNYKDNFNTFNFGLGLGAGYYFTDNIGITARYVAGLTDIAKDRPSNSDAVRNNVFQVGLAFKF; from the coding sequence ATGAAAAAGTTAATTTTAGGAATAGCAGTAACAGCAAGTTCATTAGCGTTCGCTCAGACAACGACTACTACAACTTCAAATATGTCATCTACAAATCCAGTGAGATTTGGTATTAAAGGAGGGATGAATGTTTCTTCGCTTTCAAATGATGGTACTTTGGAAGATCAGGGATCTAAAATAGGATTTAATGCTGGTGTTTTTGCAAATATCCCAATCGCAACTTCTTTCAGCATTCAGCCAGAAGTTTTATATTCTCAATATGGTGACAAATATGATACAAGAATTGGAAACAACACGTATTCTTATGCAAATCACCTAGATTATATTACAGTACCTGTAATGTTACAGTATAACATTATTCCAAATTTATATTTAGAAGCAGGTCCTGAATTTGGTTTTATGGTAAGTGCTAAAAACAAGTCTAAAAACGAAACATCTAATGATGTAATTGCAGAATCAGGTAATTACAAAGATAATTTCAACACTTTTAACTTTGGTTTAGGTCTTGGTGCAGGATATTATTTCACAGATAATATTGGTATTACAGCAAGATATGTTGCGGGTCTTACAGATATTGCGAAAGACAGACCAAGTAATTCTGATGCGGTTAGAAACAATGTTTTCCAAGTTGGTTTAGCGTTTAAATTCTAA
- the aroB gene encoding 3-dehydroquinate synthase, translating into MITIVDDNFSQLNDFLHEKSFSKIFILVDENTHEYCLPILLGNMETDLGFEILEVEAGEEMKNIQTANQLWEILTEMKADRKALVINLGGGVITDMGGFVASTYKRGVQFINIPTTLLSMCDASIGGKTGIDLMHYKNMVGTFSFPEQIFVYPKFLETLPFKELRSGFAEMLKHGLIADKTHWENLTHINRLDIESVIPYIQTSMDIKQNVVEQDFHEKNIRKTLNFGHTIGHAIESLCLNQGNTILHGEAVAMGMISETHLSYLEGLISEEDSNLIIECIQKYYPYLDISDFNDEDIFELLLNDKKNVDSKINFSLLSGIGKCTFDYECSQKNIVESLNFYRKLNDA; encoded by the coding sequence ATGATAACAATAGTAGACGATAATTTTTCTCAATTGAACGACTTTTTACACGAAAAATCTTTCAGCAAAATATTTATTTTAGTTGATGAAAATACCCATGAATATTGTCTTCCTATTCTTTTAGGAAATATGGAAACGGATCTCGGTTTTGAAATTTTGGAGGTTGAAGCGGGTGAAGAAATGAAAAATATCCAGACTGCGAATCAGCTTTGGGAAATTCTTACCGAAATGAAGGCAGACCGGAAAGCATTGGTTATCAATCTTGGTGGCGGTGTGATTACCGATATGGGAGGTTTTGTGGCTTCTACTTATAAAAGAGGGGTTCAGTTTATTAATATTCCCACTACCCTTCTATCGATGTGTGATGCTTCAATCGGAGGAAAAACAGGAATTGATCTAATGCATTATAAAAATATGGTAGGAACATTCAGTTTTCCGGAACAGATTTTTGTGTACCCTAAATTCCTGGAAACGCTTCCTTTTAAAGAACTCAGAAGCGGTTTTGCAGAAATGCTGAAACATGGATTAATTGCTGACAAAACACATTGGGAAAATTTGACACATATTAATAGGTTAGATATAGAGAGTGTGATTCCTTATATCCAAACGTCAATGGATATCAAACAGAATGTTGTGGAGCAGGATTTTCATGAGAAAAACATCAGAAAGACTTTGAATTTCGGGCATACAATTGGTCATGCGATCGAAAGCTTATGTTTGAATCAGGGAAATACTATTCTTCATGGAGAAGCAGTGGCAATGGGAATGATTTCTGAAACTCATCTTTCTTATCTTGAAGGTTTGATTTCTGAAGAAGATTCAAATTTAATTATTGAATGCATTCAAAAATATTATCCTTACCTGGATATCAGTGATTTTAATGATGAAGATATTTTTGAACTCTTATTAAATGATAAAAAAAATGTTGACAGTAAAATAAACTTTTCTCTGCTTTCAGGGATTGGTAAATGTACATTTGATTATGAATGCAGCCAGAAAAATATAGTAGAATCTTTGAATTTTTACAGAAAATTAAACGATGCATAA
- the pncA gene encoding bifunctional nicotinamidase/pyrazinamidase, with protein MKKALIIVDVQNDFCEGGALAVPGANEVIPYINALMEENEYDQIVLTQDWHPANHKSFASNNGRNVGESIILNGVPQFMWPDHCIQGTVGADFHKDLNRDKVTHIIQKGKNTEIDAYSGFQDNNHFMKTGLDDFLKYHDIQLVEIVGLAMDYCVKFTCTDAVANGYVTCLHFNGTRAVNVKPDNGRDAIYEMIQKGVTVLG; from the coding sequence ATGAAAAAAGCATTAATAATCGTAGATGTACAGAATGATTTTTGTGAAGGTGGTGCCTTGGCTGTTCCGGGTGCGAATGAAGTAATTCCTTACATCAATGCTCTGATGGAAGAAAATGAGTATGATCAAATTGTTTTAACTCAGGATTGGCATCCTGCAAATCATAAAAGTTTTGCCAGCAATAATGGCAGAAATGTAGGTGAAAGTATTATTCTGAATGGTGTTCCGCAATTTATGTGGCCAGATCATTGTATTCAGGGAACTGTCGGAGCAGATTTTCATAAAGATCTCAACAGAGATAAAGTAACTCATATTATCCAAAAAGGAAAAAATACTGAAATTGATGCTTACAGCGGTTTTCAGGACAACAATCATTTTATGAAAACAGGTTTGGATGATTTCTTAAAATATCATGATATCCAGTTAGTGGAAATTGTAGGTTTGGCAATGGATTATTGTGTGAAATTTACCTGTACTGATGCTGTTGCGAATGGGTATGTTACTTGTCTTCACTTTAACGGAACCCGTGCAGTAAATGTAAAACCTGATAATGGAAGAGATGCGATCTACGAGATGATTCAGAAAGGCGTGACAGTTTTAGGATAA
- a CDS encoding pseudouridine synthase translates to MSRDNNSGRPKKPRSSTRNNSDDSRASRSGSSSASKPFKKPFPKAGERNSDSKRSGDTSYQARMDKKFSKTEQQPFISSPGEEKKTFGKPAPQRGGSRSSSFDARDKYERGSLKYGRRPSANGEERDDKAKSFVQKRRLTKIEKDVHKDTIRLNKYIANSGICSRREADDLIIQGLVEVNGKVVNEMGYQVEKTDKVVFDGQNITPEKPVYVLLNKPKGYISTTKDDKARKTVMDLVANASPYRVFPVGRLDRSTTGVILLTNDGHMTKKLTHPSFDAKKIYHVTLDKKLTNEDMKLIVEGIRLDEGVATVDQISFIEGKPKNEIGIEIHIGWNRVIRRIFQRLGYEVEALDRVMFAGLTKKNIKRGHWRILTELEVNNLKML, encoded by the coding sequence ATGAGCAGAGACAATAATTCAGGAAGACCAAAAAAACCAAGAAGTTCAACAAGAAATAATTCTGATGATTCTCGTGCTTCAAGATCAGGAAGTTCTTCTGCATCAAAACCTTTCAAAAAACCATTTCCAAAGGCTGGAGAGAGAAATTCTGATTCTAAGAGAAGCGGTGACACAAGTTACCAAGCCCGAATGGATAAGAAATTTTCAAAAACTGAACAACAACCATTTATCAGCAGCCCAGGTGAAGAAAAAAAGACCTTCGGAAAACCAGCTCCTCAAAGAGGTGGCAGCAGAAGCAGCAGTTTCGATGCCAGAGATAAATATGAAAGAGGCAGTTTAAAATACGGTAGAAGACCGTCGGCTAATGGTGAGGAAAGAGATGACAAAGCAAAATCTTTCGTACAGAAAAGAAGATTAACGAAGATTGAAAAAGATGTTCATAAGGACACTATTCGTCTTAATAAATACATTGCCAATTCAGGAATCTGCAGCAGGAGAGAAGCAGATGATTTAATTATTCAAGGTTTAGTAGAAGTAAACGGAAAAGTAGTTAATGAGATGGGATATCAGGTTGAGAAAACAGATAAAGTAGTTTTCGACGGACAGAATATCACTCCGGAAAAACCTGTTTATGTACTTCTGAATAAGCCCAAAGGTTATATTTCTACTACAAAAGACGACAAAGCGAGAAAAACAGTAATGGATTTGGTAGCAAATGCTTCTCCTTACCGTGTTTTCCCAGTCGGAAGATTAGATCGTTCTACAACTGGAGTTATTCTTTTAACGAATGACGGACACATGACAAAAAAACTGACACATCCATCTTTTGATGCAAAGAAAATTTATCATGTGACATTGGATAAAAAACTGACTAATGAAGACATGAAACTGATCGTTGAAGGAATTCGTTTGGATGAGGGTGTAGCAACAGTTGATCAGATTTCATTTATTGAAGGTAAGCCTAAAAATGAGATCGGAATTGAAATTCATATCGGTTGGAACCGTGTAATCAGAAGAATTTTCCAAAGATTAGGATATGAAGTGGAGGCTCTAGACAGAGTAATGTTTGCAGGATTAACGAAGAAGAATATCAAAAGAGGACACTGGAGAATCCTTACAGAACTTGAAGTGAATAATCTTAAAATGCTTTAA
- a CDS encoding DUF3307 domain-containing protein: MIFTQLILTHLLGDFILQPNSWVAEKEIKKLKSKYLYLHVLIHTVLSFIFLWDLQLWWVAFLVGVSHFIIDASKLSFQTVKNKKSWFFIDQALHILVITGVSFYFKEFNFEFLKDQEVLKIIMAALFLTTPASIFIKILLSSWTPVPETSGNIQTESLSSAGKYIGILERLLVFTFILVNHWEGVGFMVAAKSVFRFSDLAQAKQRKLTEYVLIGTLLSFGMAVLTGILIK; the protein is encoded by the coding sequence ATGATTTTTACTCAACTCATATTGACACATTTACTTGGAGACTTTATTCTCCAGCCAAATTCTTGGGTTGCAGAGAAAGAAATCAAGAAACTGAAAAGCAAATATCTGTATCTTCATGTTTTGATTCACACTGTTTTAAGTTTTATTTTCCTTTGGGATCTTCAACTTTGGTGGGTTGCTTTTTTAGTGGGCGTTTCACATTTTATTATTGATGCCTCGAAACTGAGCTTTCAGACTGTTAAAAATAAAAAAAGCTGGTTTTTTATTGATCAGGCTCTTCATATTTTAGTAATTACGGGAGTTTCTTTTTATTTTAAAGAATTCAATTTTGAGTTTTTAAAAGACCAGGAAGTTTTAAAAATAATAATGGCAGCTTTGTTTTTAACGACACCTGCTTCAATTTTTATCAAAATATTATTGTCTTCATGGACGCCCGTTCCGGAGACTTCAGGTAACATACAAACCGAATCTTTATCAAGTGCCGGAAAATATATTGGAATTTTAGAACGTTTACTGGTATTCACTTTTATTTTGGTGAATCATTGGGAAGGCGTTGGTTTTATGGTGGCTGCAAAATCTGTTTTCAGATTCAGCGACTTAGCACAGGCCAAACAAAGAAAATTAACAGAATACGTACTTATCGGTACACTTCTGAGCTTTGGAATGGCAGTTTTAACAGGAATTTTAATTAAATAA
- a CDS encoding SatD family protein has protein sequence MIAVLTGDIINSQHAETEVWITKLKNLLENWGSAPLTWEIYRGDEFQLKCNIDEVFWRFLAIKSLIKSQENLDVRIAIGIGEENFSSEKITESNGTAYVHSGRLLNDLKNDGHTVSIKTSNDSVDRDLNILLKWSSKDFDNWTMATSEIIHEMIMNKDITQEDLAKRFAISQSSISQRLKRANYELIVETNQYFKKKISEL, from the coding sequence ATGATAGCGGTACTTACCGGAGATATTATAAATTCACAACACGCAGAAACAGAGGTTTGGATCACCAAGCTTAAAAATCTTCTCGAAAATTGGGGAAGCGCACCTTTAACATGGGAAATCTACAGAGGCGACGAATTTCAATTAAAATGTAATATCGATGAAGTTTTCTGGCGTTTCTTAGCTATAAAATCACTTATAAAAAGTCAGGAAAATTTAGATGTAAGAATTGCCATCGGTATTGGTGAAGAAAATTTTTCATCTGAAAAGATCACAGAATCCAACGGAACAGCGTATGTGCATTCAGGAAGATTACTGAACGACTTAAAGAACGACGGACACACCGTTTCTATCAAAACATCCAACGATTCTGTTGACAGAGACTTAAATATTTTACTGAAATGGTCTTCAAAAGATTTTGATAACTGGACGATGGCAACATCTGAAATCATCCACGAAATGATCATGAATAAAGATATCACGCAGGAAGATCTTGCGAAAAGATTTGCTATTTCTCAGTCATCTATAAGCCAGAGACTGAAGCGCGCCAACTACGAGCTTATCGTGGAAACCAATCAATATTTTAAAAAGAAAATTTCAGAACTGTAA
- a CDS encoding acyl-CoA dehydrogenase family protein — protein sequence MNTETIDNIKMIAETAREFAEKNIRPNIMEWDESQTFPKDMFHELGEMGFMGIVIPEQYGGSGLGYHEYVTILDEISQVDPSIGLSLAAHNSLCTNHIYEFGNEEQRNKWLPQLASGKVIGAWGLTEHNTGSDSGGMSTTAVKDGDDWIISGAKNFITHAISGDIAVVMTRTGEIGAKNNSTAFVLEKGMTGFSSGKKENKLGMRASETAELIFDSVRVPDSHRLGEVGEGFKQAMKILDGGRISIAALSLGTARGAYKAALKYAKERQQFGKSISEFQAINFMLADMATEIDASELLIQRAATLKNAKQKMTREGAMAKLYASEACVRISNNAVQIFGGYGYTKDFPAEKFYRDSKLCTIGEGTSEIQRLVIGRDITK from the coding sequence ATGAACACAGAGACAATTGACAATATCAAAATGATAGCGGAAACAGCAAGAGAGTTTGCTGAGAAGAATATTAGGCCTAATATTATGGAGTGGGACGAAAGCCAGACTTTCCCTAAAGATATGTTTCATGAGTTAGGCGAAATGGGCTTTATGGGAATCGTTATCCCTGAGCAATATGGTGGTTCTGGTCTTGGGTATCATGAGTATGTTACGATTTTGGATGAAATTTCTCAGGTAGATCCTTCGATAGGGCTTTCACTGGCTGCTCACAATTCATTGTGTACCAATCATATTTATGAATTTGGGAATGAAGAACAAAGAAACAAATGGCTTCCTCAGCTGGCTTCAGGTAAAGTAATCGGAGCTTGGGGATTAACAGAGCATAATACAGGTTCAGATTCAGGTGGTATGTCTACTACAGCCGTAAAAGATGGTGACGACTGGATTATTAGTGGTGCTAAAAACTTCATTACTCACGCTATTTCCGGTGATATTGCAGTTGTAATGACAAGAACGGGTGAAATCGGAGCTAAAAATAATTCAACGGCTTTTGTTTTAGAAAAAGGAATGACTGGTTTTTCTTCTGGTAAGAAAGAGAATAAACTAGGAATGAGAGCTTCTGAAACAGCAGAATTAATCTTCGATAGCGTTCGTGTTCCGGATTCTCACAGATTAGGAGAAGTCGGAGAAGGCTTCAAACAGGCAATGAAAATTCTTGACGGAGGTAGGATTTCTATCGCTGCTTTAAGTTTAGGAACTGCAAGAGGAGCTTACAAAGCTGCTTTGAAATATGCTAAAGAAAGACAGCAATTCGGAAAATCTATTTCAGAATTCCAGGCGATCAACTTTATGTTGGCAGATATGGCGACAGAAATCGATGCTTCTGAATTATTGATTCAAAGAGCAGCAACATTGAAAAATGCTAAACAAAAAATGACAAGAGAAGGAGCAATGGCAAAATTGTACGCTTCTGAGGCTTGTGTAAGAATTTCAAATAATGCCGTTCAGATTTTCGGAGGTTACGGTTACACAAAAGACTTCCCTGCTGAGAAATTCTACAGAGATTCTAAACTTTGTACGATTGGAGAAGGTACTTCTGAAATCCAAAGATTAGTAATCGGTAGAGATATTACTAAATAA
- the purC gene encoding phosphoribosylaminoimidazolesuccinocarboxamide synthase, translated as MEKKEMLYEGKAKQVFATDNPDQVVVRFKDDATAFNAQKRGSVDLKGEMNNAITTLIFEYLNEKGIKTHFIKQLDEREQLVKKVSIIPLEMVVRNYSAGSMAQRLGVEEGIKSPVTIFDICYKKDELGDPLINDHHAVFLGAATYEELDEMYELTSDINEILIDLFDKMNIILVDFKIELGKTSDGEIILADEISPDTCRLWDKDTMKKLDKDRFRRDLGEVTEAYVEIYNRLKTLLQK; from the coding sequence ATGGAAAAGAAAGAAATGTTGTACGAAGGTAAAGCGAAACAAGTATTTGCTACCGATAATCCTGACCAAGTTGTAGTTCGTTTTAAAGATGATGCTACGGCATTTAATGCTCAAAAAAGAGGATCTGTTGATTTGAAAGGCGAAATGAACAACGCCATCACAACTTTGATTTTTGAATATTTAAATGAAAAAGGGATTAAGACTCATTTCATTAAACAATTGGACGAAAGAGAACAATTGGTAAAAAAAGTGTCTATTATTCCTTTGGAAATGGTGGTAAGAAACTATTCTGCAGGAAGCATGGCTCAAAGATTAGGGGTTGAAGAAGGAATTAAATCTCCGGTAACGATCTTCGATATCTGCTACAAAAAAGACGAATTGGGAGATCCGCTTATCAACGATCACCACGCTGTTTTCTTAGGTGCTGCAACCTATGAAGAACTTGATGAAATGTATGAATTAACCTCTGATATCAACGAAATTCTAATCGATTTATTCGACAAAATGAATATCATCTTGGTTGATTTCAAAATCGAATTAGGTAAAACTTCAGATGGTGAAATTATTTTAGCAGACGAAATTTCTCCTGATACTTGCAGACTTTGGGACAAAGACACCATGAAAAAGCTGGATAAAGACAGATTCAGAAGAGACTTAGGGGAAGTTACTGAGGCTTATGTAGAAATCTACAACCGCCTTAAAACTCTTCTTCAGAAATAA
- a CDS encoding porin family protein, whose protein sequence is MKKLILGLAITASSLSFAQEKAKESSSSVRFGLKAGLNVSTISGGDSKAKAGFYGGAFANIPIASSFSIQPEVMYSGLGAKDEQLTDFKVNLSYISVPVMFQYNVIPNFYVEAGPQFSFLVDSKFKYQSASVKANDYIKTFDFGIGLGAGYYVTDNFGITARYVAGVVDIPKETMGADATGKNNVFQIGLAYKFN, encoded by the coding sequence ATGAAAAAACTAATTTTAGGATTAGCAATTACAGCTAGTTCATTATCATTTGCTCAGGAAAAAGCTAAGGAATCGTCTTCTTCAGTAAGATTTGGTTTAAAAGCAGGTCTTAACGTTTCTACTATTTCTGGTGGAGATTCTAAGGCGAAAGCTGGATTTTACGGAGGCGCGTTTGCAAATATTCCTATCGCATCAAGCTTCAGCATTCAGCCGGAAGTTATGTACAGTGGATTAGGAGCTAAAGACGAACAATTAACTGATTTTAAGGTAAACTTAAGTTATATTTCGGTTCCTGTAATGTTTCAGTATAATGTAATTCCAAACTTTTATGTAGAAGCAGGACCACAATTTAGCTTTCTAGTAGATTCTAAATTCAAATATCAGTCTGCATCTGTAAAAGCTAATGATTATATTAAAACTTTTGATTTTGGAATCGGTCTTGGTGCAGGATATTATGTCACAGACAATTTTGGAATTACAGCAAGATATGTTGCTGGTGTAGTAGACATTCCTAAGGAAACTATGGGGGCTGATGCTACAGGTAAAAACAATGTTTTTCAGATTGGTTTAGCATATAAATTCAACTAA
- a CDS encoding endonuclease: MKKLLLPIILISTYVGAQVPAAYYDGTAGLTGYALKSKLHDIISEKNINWHYGDLTNYYNQTDLDKYYDHDATNTTILLDMYSEIPTGPDAYEYTTGNIIGSAGAEGLGWNREHMMPQSTFYSNYPMYSDLFYVVPTDARINQLRSNYPYGITGSTIYYTFSNSSKIGNCAIPGMTYTGRVYEPINEFKGDVARSLLYFAVRYEGKLETFNFNNNANPASDTNPLDGTEERAFDPAYLIMLLQWNQQDPVSQKEIDRNDAVYTIQKNRNPFIDNPSWVNTIWGQTADAVAPQTPANLTVTQTSAYFATLSWAPSASTDVIGYKIYQNGTLISSTKGTSISIDHLLPSTTYNYTVKAYDSGYLLSPDSNIATTTTLASDIYAKDLFVSKYLEGSSNNKALEITNKTGHPVNLNDYRLSIQFYSGTNYYFVDPYEFEGIIQNNETFVVSNPNANFSCYTNNQAKFVTSAPQMTFTGSNYLELRYKSSSVDAIGVSGQSNSSVLSNISLYRKANINNPTTTFTTSEWDSYASDYCQNLGILSVSDQILADKEFKIYPNPANENVFVSGKTENVKSAQILDFSGKVISTEQNPFKDKKNISVQSLTVGSYLLKMDDKTYQFIKK; encoded by the coding sequence ATGAAAAAACTTCTACTTCCTATTATTCTGATTTCAACATATGTTGGCGCTCAGGTTCCGGCCGCATATTATGACGGAACAGCTGGTTTAACGGGTTACGCCTTAAAATCAAAACTTCATGATATTATTTCTGAAAAAAATATCAACTGGCATTATGGTGATCTTACCAATTATTACAATCAGACAGATTTGGATAAATATTATGATCATGACGCTACAAATACTACTATACTGTTAGATATGTATTCCGAAATTCCGACCGGACCGGACGCTTATGAATACACAACAGGAAATATTATCGGAAGTGCAGGCGCGGAAGGATTGGGCTGGAACAGAGAGCATATGATGCCTCAAAGTACATTTTACAGCAATTATCCGATGTATTCTGATTTATTCTATGTCGTTCCGACGGATGCAAGAATCAATCAGCTGAGAAGTAATTATCCTTACGGAATTACAGGTTCCACTATATATTATACGTTCTCCAATTCATCAAAAATAGGAAATTGTGCAATTCCCGGAATGACTTATACAGGACGTGTTTATGAGCCTATTAATGAGTTTAAAGGTGATGTAGCGAGAAGCTTACTCTATTTTGCAGTAAGATATGAAGGGAAATTAGAAACTTTTAATTTTAATAACAATGCAAACCCTGCTTCCGACACCAATCCGTTAGACGGAACCGAAGAAAGAGCCTTTGATCCTGCATACTTGATAATGCTGCTTCAATGGAATCAGCAGGATCCTGTTTCACAAAAAGAAATTGACAGAAACGATGCAGTTTACACAATTCAAAAAAACAGAAATCCTTTTATTGATAATCCGAGTTGGGTAAATACAATTTGGGGACAGACTGCGGATGCGGTTGCACCACAAACCCCTGCAAATTTAACAGTAACCCAAACCAGTGCTTATTTTGCAACTTTAAGTTGGGCACCAAGTGCAAGTACGGATGTTATCGGATATAAAATTTATCAAAACGGAACTTTAATCTCTTCTACAAAAGGAACATCGATTAGCATTGATCATCTTTTGCCTTCTACAACCTATAATTATACGGTTAAAGCTTATGACAGCGGATATTTGCTTTCACCGGACAGTAATATCGCTACAACAACTACTTTGGCTTCTGATATTTATGCTAAAGATCTTTTTGTTTCAAAATATCTAGAAGGATCTTCGAACAATAAAGCATTAGAAATCACCAATAAAACAGGACACCCTGTAAATTTAAACGATTACAGATTATCAATTCAATTTTATAGTGGAACAAATTATTATTTTGTCGATCCTTATGAATTTGAGGGGATCATCCAGAATAATGAAACTTTTGTGGTTTCGAATCCTAATGCCAATTTTTCCTGCTATACAAATAATCAGGCAAAATTTGTAACATCGGCTCCGCAAATGACTTTTACAGGAAGCAATTATTTAGAATTAAGATATAAATCTTCAAGTGTGGATGCGATAGGAGTGAGCGGACAATCAAATTCTTCTGTGCTAAGCAATATCTCTCTATATAGAAAAGCTAATATTAATAATCCAACCACAACATTCACGACTAGTGAATGGGATTCTTATGCTAGCGATTATTGCCAGAATTTAGGAATCCTTTCTGTTTCTGATCAAATTTTGGCAGATAAAGAATTTAAAATTTATCCCAATCCAGCTAATGAGAATGTTTTTGTAAGTGGGAAAACTGAAAACGTAAAATCGGCTCAGATCTTAGACTTTTCAGGAAAAGTAATTTCTACCGAACAAAATCCTTTTAAAGACAAGAAAAATATTTCTGTTCAAAGTTTAACGGTGGGTTCTTATCTATTAAAGATGGATGATAAGACCTATCAGTTTATTAAAAAATGA